From the genome of Nicotiana sylvestris chromosome 1, ASM39365v2, whole genome shotgun sequence:
acattgattatatggagacatgttctcttatagtggatatagtcacttcaggttttaatctggcaatatatgaaaaacttgatatgcgtatagtggatatcattgaaagatttaaattgtcttggagcatattaaggtttccaagaaatttattaaacaaagcttcaaaaatccttatacggattgaaacaatcagggcccatgtggtataatcgcccgagagaatacttgttgaaagaagggtataagaataattcaatttgtccttgtgtccttataaaaggatatggatttgaatttgttataatcgccatgtatgttgatgattcaaatatcattagaactcccggagagcttcctaaagcagtagactgtttaaagaaagaatttgaaatgaaagatcttggaaagacaaaattttgtcttggtctacaaattgaatatatgaaagatggaatttttgtccttcaatcagcatacactaaaaagattttaaagagcttctatgtggataaagcacatccattaagtaccccgatggttgtgagattactcgatataaataaagatccactccgacctcatgaaaataatgaagagcttcttggtcctaaagtaccatatcttaatgcaattggtgcgctaatatatcttgctaacactacaaggcatgacataactttttcagttaatgtcttagcaagatatagctccgttcaaggagaaattggaatgaaatcaagcacatattgcgttatctaagggggattaccggtgtgggcttattttatggcaatgattgcaataccgatcttgttggttatgtcgatgtggggtatttatctgacacacacaaggcttgatctcaaacatgttatgtgtttacatgtgtgacactgtcatatcttggcgatcgactaagcaattaatcgtggctacttcttttaatcatgctgagataattgttattcatgaagcaagtcgagaatgtgtatggttgaggtctactatacatcttattcgagacaaatgtggtttgaagtgtgataaactacccaaagttttgtatgaagaaaatacaacatgcatagcccaattaaagggaggattcataaaggagttaggacaaagcacatttcacctaaattattgttcacacatgatcttcaaaagaatggtgatattaatgtgcaacggatccgttcaagtgataatatggctgatttgttcaccaaatatctaccggcgtcaaccttcaagaaactagtgtacaagattgggatacgaAGGCTCAACTATGTGAACTAatgatctcatcagggggagttaatacgcgttgtactctttttcccttacaaggttttgtcccattgggtttaccctgcaaggtttttaacgagacaaccaaaaggcgtatttctaaatatgtgtactttttttcctttattaggatttttttcccataaggctttttcctaataaggttttaacgaggcacattatttatggacatccaagggggagtgttatgataaaaatcaaaatatggtggatgtctactctttctccatgatctttctctcaaatggttaatgacatattcaatgacatattttctatgttcaatgacatattccatgacatattttcttcacttttcatgcctatataaaggccttgtaataaatagaaaaatacacacaattgaagaagaaaatctcttccttctctctatctctatttcttgttcatgttgtactaaattgcttttatttcttgttcatgttttactaaattgcttttatttcataacagaaATGTCTTTTTTAACACATTTTTCCCATTTCTTATTATTCACCAAGTTACTGTAGTATACTAtttgaataataaaataaacttgACACGAGATTAAAACATGATAAGAAGTATTTCATCTTGTTGGGGTTTTTAAATTCTtccacatacatatatatatattgtatgatTGTACTTATTACTACATCTTATAAACGAGAAAAGAACATCCATGGGCCAAAGGCAAAGACTTGAATTGTCAATCAACAGAAAATATATTTCTTTCCTTCAGATAAAAACAGAAAGGAAAGTGGATTTCCTATGCAACTAAGAGTTGATGGAAATATCATACACGTTCACCATATGAAGACACAAGTCTGAAGGGATAAAGGTATACAGAGAACTAATCTAATGCAATTATTTACACGGAGGAGAGAGGGGGTGGGGATAATAGAAAAGGAAACAAGCTAAAAGGAGCATCAAGTGAGAAACATTGCATCAAGAAATTCTTCAAGCAGCAGGCATTGAGGTTGAGATGACCACGTAAGACAAATACTGAAGGCCATCCTGAATTTTACCAATGGCTGTGCTATGATCTGCACGAAGATTCTCCGCATATGCGTTAGCTTTTTCCTGGATTGATTTCTGCGGAACTTCTTGTGAATCAGCAGAAACACCTTTCACTGCTGCTAAATACGCTTCAGCAACTTCCGATATTCCTGCAAAAGTATAATGAAGCTAATCAAGAGGGATAAACGCCACTATTATAGTTCCCCTGAACTTTTAACACCAAAGGGGACATACCAAGAGCAAATGTGTTCTTCCCTAGAAAAAGCTAGATCGAACTGTTCCTTTATATGGattctttaatttatttatttttttattattattattattatcatcattattattattttgataatgtTCCTTTATTCTTCATGCCAAGGGTAGACAAAAATGTTTTAAGGGAAGCAAACCTTCACACTTTCTCCAAGCTCAATGAGCTCATTTCAATATTACTAGACCAGTAAGATTAAATTGTTCATAACCAGGGGCAGAGAAAGACATCAAACAGTTGAAATAACGATCACTTAGTAAAGCGGTTCTCCGTAATGGGCCAAAGCATTTACGAGGATCTGGAAAACCAATTCAACTACAATGAAACTTTATACAGCTTGAGGGCAGAATTCACTCAACCAGAAGATTACTTCATTGTACCAATTCCCCACAGTACTCTTTTTTCAAGATAAAAGACTAGTATCCTACAGTATTGCAATATTTTAGCTTTAAAATTATAGCACTCCAGATCCATTCTAAAAATAAAAGTATCCCCACACACATACTTTTGGCAGAGAAACAATATACACCCACAAAGAACAAGCGATAAAATCGTAAGAGACAGTGAGCATCACACTATTTACACGAACGATTTGCTCATAGAACTTTCAGAAATGGCAATTTCAAGTTTGATCATTCTGATCCAAAAAGGAATTATTAGGCTATCTTCTTAGACCAGTGTGTGGTTCAACAGGGTTATATCGATAGAAAAGGAAATCAAATGTCAACTTGTTCTTCAGAATATGACATTCAATGAGCACAGCAAAATGCATGAATAGATATTTGACCAAGCCACAGGAagaaataaataataacaaacaCAAAGCGCACAATCATAAATCACAAAAATTCTGTTATTTGTGCATAACCCTAACCATGTGCTTCGTTTGATGACTTTTTTTAAGTTTTTATATGCAATACCAGAGATCAAACAAAAGGTATGTGATCCATAAATATTAGCAAGGAAACAATGGACGGCAGATGAAAGACTacaaagggaaaaaaagaaacaAGATAAAAGTCACAAAAGCATGCAATAATATGTTTGACACAAATCTACCTGTAATAAAGCTGGAAGAAACAGCTTCAACACATCCAGTCATTGAACATGCCTTCGCTCGGATTATCTTAGCCCTTTCAATTGAATCCTCAGGCCAATCCATTTTCACAATTTCCGCATCGGCATCTTGGTCTACAGCTTTATTTGCAGTTGAGATGATTGATTTCCCAAGCATTACAAGTTGACTCGCAGCAAAACAGCACAACTCAGAAAGTCTCTGTGTATATAAGAATAATCTGTGAGAAGCAGATCCTTTACTCCCAAAACAGAAGCTGCTTGTTTCTTTGATTCAAAAGAAACTCGCAGGCAAACCAAAATATATTATACATACATGGACACCCTCTGAATGAAGTGTATCCAGTCTCCGAGCAGTCCTTTGAATCATGTCATCGGAAGCTAGTCCAACCAAAACATTTGTAAATCTGCAATTCAATGAAATCCAAAACTTAACACCACTATCCCAGTTCTTAGCAACTAGACACAAACTTTTAGATAATCACACTACTAAGGCATAAGAACTCTGTCTAGATTCACGAACCGTCCACATTTCAGTCACATACTCCCTGCCCTGCTCCCATATATTTTTCAAGAACTGGATGCTTGGTAAAGCATATTAAAGTAGAAGGAAAagcagaaaaaaaaatcaaaaacaggtAAAGCATATTAAAGTTCAATCTTTACCCTGCTGCCAATTCTGCAGCCTTGTTCACACTAGAATCATGCAAATTCTTCACCTCATCAGTGCTATCTGCAATGCCAGTCTCAACTTTCTTCCCTTTTCCTGACTCTGTACTACTTCCATATACTTCAGAACTCAAGTCAAAAATCTGTTGAACCTCTTTAAGTTTTCCATCATATGAAGACCTTTGATCAGATGGAAGCTTCGCTTTTCTTCTGTTGAACAACAAAGCATAATGGTTGGACAATGCCTCCAGCTCCTGCGTGTAATTCATATGATAAGACAAGGGATTTACGGGATGAACTCAACTAGGTATTGGATCAGTATGAGTAGGAAGTGACCTCCAACTGCTCCGGACCTCCATAAATATAAAAGCATCTATCAAAAGTAACTTCCTCATAAAACTGATCCTTGTCTGTTTTTCCTCCCCCTTCTTTGGTGTTTGGGTCAACTCCAATACCAGTTTCTGAGATCAGAAGATCCATAGTTTCTTTTCCAAGTAGCTCAAGCGCATGCATCCCTTTGGCAGTAAAAGCTTTTCCAGTCTGCAAGAAATTGCCCAATATAAACTGCATATTAAGGCACACTCCCCTTGCCCAAAAAGATAGAAAATCAAATTTGTGCAAATGGCAAACCTCTAGTATGGATGGTGCAGCAGAACCAGTTGTGGCAGGTAAGCCACCATGCTGAACTGATTCAGCAATACTTAAAGCCGATTCCTCAAGCCTgaaaatacaaaacaaaataTAATTTCTTTGGCAATTTGGGCATTACTAAACGAAGAATAACCGGGTAATGACTCAAAACTGGTTAACATTGCAGGATCACAGAGTTCTCATGCTtaacctagaggtgcttaattTTCCATGTTTCCTAACAGTTGGAGTTTGCAACTGCTTTTCTTAGTCCAGAAATATGTAAGCACGCAATTTGTTTTATTCCAGTCATTTTTCCACCTTAATTTGCCATAGGGAAATTTCACCAAATTAATGTGTCAAAATCATAGAAGTTTATACTATGCAGCATTAAATTAAAGAACAATGTAATATATAACTCAACAGACGTTAAACCAAAAAGAACTCCCTAATTATCCCCTAACAATCAGCTCCATAAAGTACAGCATTGTTTCTCAAGCACAAGATGAGCAACTGCTTAAACAAAATCTAAAAACATGGCTCCCAAATAGCTGGATAAACACCTCTCTGGGGTGAAGGTTTCCAACAGCACGACTAGAAAAAGTCATGTTGCAATTGTATACAAGCCGATATACATACTTGTGGACTAAATCGGAACCTCCTTTGAATGCGTTTCCTAAAGCTTGCCAAGCTCCTGAAGCGAAATTCTCGACTGAATGGTCAATAACTTTCAAACCCTGCACATAGTTTTGGAAGGTTAAAAGCATGACCATAGCAAACAATTTTAGCATATCTACTTCTAACCTTAAGATACTTCTGTAGAAATTAGCAAAAATTGGGGTGGAATGTTTATCAATATTCAATGCTCAAGAAGAACTTCCATTAACAGTTTGGATTGCCTACTGAGTCAACTAAGCAGCACAACAACTAGTTTGGTAGCACTTGCCTGGCCAAGAATTGAATCTTCACTAGCTTTCTCTAATTTTTCCAGAGCAGCCTTGCGTTTTTTGTCATTCTCGTCTTCACTTTCCTCTTCGACCAATACTTCTCGCTCATCCTCTTTTGAGGATTCGGAGTCTTCTGAAGCATCCTGCACATCTGCAAGGCTTTTTGCAGCTATTTTAGCCGCTTCAACAGCCTGCATAAGTGAAAACGCATATAAAAATAGCTGATGGAGGCAATCAAGTTTATGTTTAAGTGTGTTTCCCTGCCATAACCACAAAAGAACAAGTAACCTGCACTTGTCAGCAGAAAGTTGAGACATTAGAAGGGTGATAACAGGAATTATATCAACGAAAATTGAGTTCTGTAAAGTTTATTAATCTGAAGGCTTCAACTCATTTTGTTGATCTGGTGCCCTACAAAGTGTAGTCCTACAGAAAAACTGAAGGTGAAAAGGGGGGGAAAAGTACTAACTCAATTCAAATTGACCTAATGCCAACTATTATGTTCCTGATATGTTAACTAGTATGTTACTGATAATCATAGCAGAAGGAAATGTTAATGATCACACATGCTCTCATTTGGGAGTCTATCTGATTTCAGCCTTGGTACAAAATACTCTAAGTTATCAAATATAACTGACATCATCCAGCAATATTTGGCACCGTTCAGTTGAGGCATCGCGAAAATTGTAATAGGTACCATTTACTGAAAGGGAGTGTCCGAAACACACTAATTGTCTAATTCCTAGATCAGATGATAGATCTAGCAAAAACTCATTTTGtcaaaaatttgaaatataaatGAGTTACTCACAGTTCACTCACACAACTCGGCTAACAATGATAACATCTCATTAACCgctaatttttatatattatatcaAAATGAGGTAAAACAAACAGCAAAAGCAGCTACGTTacaaatgcaaaaaaaaaaaaaaaaaaaataggaaaaaaatagAGTTATGAAATGTAAGGGAAAATGAGTACATTGCGGGAGATCTCTTCGGCAGCGGTAGTAGCAGCTTTCTGAATGTCCGATATATAAGAAAACGCAGAAAATCCCCAGCCTCCCCATCCTCCACCGCCGCCTCCTTGCGGCGGAGGTTGCTGAGCTTCCTCCTGCTTTTCCACTATCTCTTCATTCGAAGGCTTCGTCGTGTTTTCCGCCATTTGAGAAGATCGCAGTGTCGATGCAACTTTATTAGTTTTCACCGCCGGGAACTGGTAACCAAATTGAATCAAGTGATAGTCTTTGAGATCTTGTTTGTTAAGGCAAAACGTGCTTCTTACGGCGAAACAGGTAAAAGACGATGTCGTTCGGTATTACCGTGCACCGCTGGCCCGACGTTGGTTTTGCGCACAAAAAAGTAGggcctttttttgtttttattattaaaaaaaagaggCTAGAAATAAGCTATTTTTGTAGTTTACAAGTTATAGCTGGTGGGTCTAGTGAAATTTCTTTcaaatcttttcaaaattttcgattgtacaacaaaaacaaaaaaaaatattaagtaccataataagtgatttttttgtCTTTGGCATGTCCCTTAAGAAAATATTAATTCCAAGAATTAAAATAGGAATTTTGACTAAATTATCTTTAATTAAAATTTGTTAAGGGCATTGTCGTGTCTTACTATTTTCTCTTTTCGGTGCAGGACCTATTTACTAGCCATcatttttattttgcatttttccttctgcattttatgttcctatttttcctgTAATCTCTGTGGTGAAACTAATATTCtctcctttttatttttcttattatcttgagagggtcttccggaaacagtctctctactcctccgggtagaggtaaggtctgcgtacatactaccctccccagacctcacttgtgagattttactaggttgttgttgttgttgttattgttgttatctttaattaaaatttaCATATTATTAACTTGGTACATTGGGATCTAGTAAAAGAATATTTAAATAAGGACAATAAAAACTAATTCCTTCTTAATTATATAAAAAGGATTAAAATAATTCATTACCCCCacccttttctttttattcttataTTTTGGAAGGGCAAGTTTCCTATTATTGTCACGGCGTCCTAAAAAAGTTAGACTTAAAAAGCTACTAGTATAAATTAACTCTAACGAGTACATTCTCTAAGATTAATAAACTGATGCTACAGTTAGATCATATATCTCTCTGCTTCAGTTATTTCAGAACCACCTGATGGTTATTCCAATATTCTAccaaattgaacaaaaattgtgaCTACTTTTTAATTAACACGATACAACAAGGATCAAACGTTCCTATAAGTTTTGTGACCGATAGATGTAATGCAGCGCACTTTTTGCAACAGTGACAAACTTGTTGGTATTACTatattcaaaatcagaaaagtAAAGAAACGCTAGTTCAATAAACAAAACGTAAAATAATTCCGAGCCCATTGAATGcacagtgtgtccttaaggaatttaatctccTCACTGTTGTCCAAGGTATACGGATtaattcctcccaggatagaacggaaTAACTATTCTGTGATAGTGGCACTTCAAATCACAGAACTTCAGCGAACTCAACAAACGGAGCAAATCACACTTGACACTTAtatttattaagaaaataatgCAACAATATAAAAAAAGAGGGGAGAAAATTTCAGATCTTTCATCTTTAAAAAATGAGGCCAAGCCTCTAAATTTATAGACAATGAAATGGTAAGATGAAGAGGTTCAATCCAAGAGGTGCCTCTTCCATTTCTCATTCACACCCCTTAATAAAAACGCAACAATCctccacatgaatggggaatggacatatgTGGAAAAAAAACATGCATGAAAATACTCTGTGAttcgcaagtaaggattaatcgcatctggataagtaggtttccttttgaacttttcgtagtgaacttatgtcggatatactcagtcaattggtagatttgatatctttgaaccgtcgagctttggtgtatacctagacaaccataagtcacacaatcaatccttaGCCGTTTTTGGTTCTCacggttgtgttcgtttcagccatgaacaccgcctggttttaTGAGTGCGTAGAGAATGGGCCTTTACTTTCATTCCCCTTAAAGCGGCTTATACTTCACACTCACATAGGTGATTTCTAAACGTGTAATCTTATAGACGCACTATCTGGTCATATGCTGCCAGACTtagcaaatcattaaaaagctttaagctttattgactcatcaataagccttaatgctttacctTAATTTCTCGACATTGTCTTCATCATGAGAATGAGTTGagttatttgacaatgttgaaccgtcattcataactttgtttgatctctttgaacctagctcttgggatctccagtctgctaggtagagttaccgccatgatgACTTTTCCTAGGCCTTAGCCCCATTCTCTTTGATGATATTTCAACTGCCTCTCTAGATAGaacttttgtaagtggatctgacacGTTATCTCTTGACTTTACGTAGTAAATCGTGATAACACCACTAaagagtagttgtctaacggtattgTGTCTCCGTCGAATGTGACGAGattttccgttatacataacgctctcaACCCTGCCTATTGttgcttgactatcacaatgtacaCAACTAATGTCAATCATATAGCTATTTTTATAATATACGATTGATACATTAAGTGTAGTCAATAATCTGATATGCAATCGAAAGTCGATACGTATTAGTCTACGACATAAGCAATGGTTGATCACATCCCTTCACAAATCAGCCGCATCGACCCTTATTTGATCCAAAAGACTTTCTGTCAATGATTCGTATTTAAATAGCCGCTACTATTCTATCAAACATCAAAGTCACTGCCTTTCATGGCCTCTTTTATTCCTTTGCATCTTTGGCCAAAGAAATTTTGCCTTGTTGGCAAAAATGTAACAACTTCCTAATTGCCAAACCAAAGCGATCAAGATATGTCGTTTTCTTTCTTTGCCGTTTGCAACACATTGACTTCACACACTTTTCTTTCTTCAAGACTAAATCACTTGTATATTCATTCTTGATTAAGTCATATAAGATCAGGCATACTGTTTGAAGTCGGATACAAGAAATAAAATTCTTCTTCGACCATCTGAAACAGTTTCTTCCCTCTCCATAAAAGATTAACGATCACTATTCCACTCTGAATTTTCTTTCCATTAGCCACCGAAAAACATTCTCTTAATAATAGAATGTAAACATGACGTTTCTCCAAGGCATGAAATGTCATGCCGTTATAATCGCGGATGGTTGAATGCACCGTTAAAGAACAATGTCTTCTAGAGATAGAGACAAAGGCCCCAGCCCTTTGGAAGTTGTTCCCACATGGTTATTCGTTATGTTCATAGCATTTGGTGTCACAATTATTCTGTTAGAATAATTAATTGATAACAACTCAAGTCAAACATGACTTGATTACTTTTTATTTCTGATATCTTGTCCATGCACCATTTCACAGATCGAATGTGATTGGAAGCCAGACCTTACGGTGTCGTTGAATAGCTTAAATTCCTTAAAGATTGTTGGTATTACTGTGTCcaaaatcagaaaatcaaaatCAGAGAAGTAAACAAACAGTTAGTTCAATAAATAAAACGTAAAATAATTCTGAGTCCACTGAATGCACGGTGtgttcttaaggaatttaatctacTCATTGTTGTCTAAGGTATACGGATtaattcctcccaggatagaacgaaatAACTATTTTGTGATAGCGGCACTTCAAATCATATAACTTCAGCGAACTCAACAAACAGACCAAATCACACTTGACacttatatttatttaaaaaataatgcaacaatataataaaaaaaaagggggagAAGATTTGAGATCTTTCATCTTTAAAAGATGAGGCCAAGCCTGAAATGGTGAGACGAAGAAGTGCAATCCAGGAGGTGCCTCTTCCATTTCTCGTTCACACCCCTTAATAAAAACGCAACACTCTAGCTCATTCTCATTCAAGGTAATTGATATGATTAAAATGCAGGGAACGTAAAAAAAGAAAAGTAGACAAAAGTACGTTGAAATTGCATAATGTGTTGTTCAATCAGCACATCCAAGAAAAAATTTCCAATACTGTACAAAGCTCAATGAATCGTTAATATTGACAATGTAAACGAACTTTTCAATGATTATATATGTTTACAGATTGATTTGTACATATTCTTTGAACTAGTTATCGTGCCACTGAATATAAGAATGGTGGAACCCCTTAATAACCTTGGAAAATTGGTGGCGGTGGTGATGCATATAGCGAGCCCAATGATGGAGGAAGAGCAAAATCCTCAAAAGTGGGTGGAGGTGGAGGTGAGGCTAcaggtgggggtgggggtggtgAGTGGATAGGTGGAGGTGGAGAGAATACTGGAGGAGGTGGAGGTGACGCTACCGGCGGTGGTGGTGAAGCCACTAGTGGCGGTGGTGAGTGAACGGGAGGTGGAGGTGACGCTACCGGAGGCGGTGGTGAGTGGACTGGAGGTGGAGGTGAGGCCACTGGTGGCGGTGGTGAGTGAACGGGAGGTGGAGGTGATGCTACAGGAGGCGGTGGTGGTGAGTGGACAGGAGGTGGAGGTGACTCTACCGGAGGCGGTGGTGACGCTACCGGAGGCGGTGGAGATCGAGCTGGAGGTGGTGGTGAAGCCATTGGGGGTGGAGGTGAGGCCAGTGGTAGTGGTAGTGAGTGGACTGGAGGTGGAGGTGATGCCATCGGAGGTGGTGGAGATTGGACTAGAGGTGGTGGTGGTGAGGCTACGGGTGGTGGTGGGGGAGGTGAGGCCACTGGTGGTGGGGGAGATACAACCGGTGGTGGAACAGACACCTTAGGTGGTGGTAATGGGGTAGGTGTAGATACAGGAGATGGCTTTGGTTTTGGACTCGCAGGTTTTGGTGGAGAATTTTTGGGTGTTGAAGGAGTTGTTTCTTTGGGTGGATCCTTTGGACTTTGCCCTTGTGGAGAAAACCCACAATGACCTTTGCTACAATCAACAGGATTGCTCAAAACTGGTAAACATTCCTTCTCCGTCTTTTGATCTGGTTGTTCctgcaaacaattttctttaccTTCTATTTCCAGATCATGGGAGCGCGACGGCGTACATTTTTGGTCCAAGCTCTCAAAATAGTTCTTAGAGAATGTCAAATTGGCCAACTTGGGCAAAGTACAAAGGTTCTCTGGAACATTTCCCATGAACTTATTGGATGCAATGTCAAAGACTTCAACTTTCTGCATGTACTTCAAATCCTTTGGTAAGGATCCAACGAACTTGTTTCCGCTAATGTCTAACGTCGTTAGGCTCGTGAGCTTAGTAATTTCTTCAGGTAAACAACCAGAAAGATCATTGTTCGTGAAAACAAGCTCATCTAATGTGTTGCTCATTTTACCAATGCTGCTTGG
Proteins encoded in this window:
- the LOC104246215 gene encoding pollen-specific leucine-rich repeat extensin-like protein 3, whose protein sequence is MASGFFLPFFLVSFCFLSSSSIALTDVEAASIARRQLLVDNGEYDQMTINMKFANARLKKAYVALQAWKKAIYSDPTNFTANWEGPNVCAYNGVFCDNALDDPNISVVAGIDLNHADIAGHLPVELGLLSDVSLIHINSNRFCGIIPKSIKNITLLDEIDFSNNRFVGPFPDVVLELPNLKYLDLRFNNFEGLVPPALFEKNLDAIFLNNNRFHSTIPENLGNSNASVVVLANNKFFGCIPSSIGKMSNTLDELVFTNNDLSGCLPEEITKLTSLTTLDISGNKFVGSLPKDLKYMQKVEVFDIASNKFMGNVPENLCTLPKLANLTFSKNYFESLDQKCTPSRSHDLEIEGKENCLQEQPDQKTEKECLPVLSNPVDCSKGHCGFSPQGQSPKDPPKETTPSTPKNSPPKPASPKPKPSPVSTPTPLPPPKVSVPPPVVSPPPPVASPPPPPPVASPPPPLVQSPPPPMASPPPPVHSLPLPLASPPPPMASPPPPARSPPPPVASPPPPVESPPPPVHSPPPPPVASPPPPVHSPPPPVASPPPPVHSPPPPVASPPPPVHSPPPLVASPPPPVASPPPPPVFSPPPPIHSPPPPPPVASPPPPPTFEDFALPPSLGSLYASPPPPIFQGY
- the LOC104246216 gene encoding uncharacterized protein; the encoded protein is MAENTTKPSNEEIVEKQEEAQQPPPQGGGGGGWGGWGFSAFSYISDIQKAATTAAEEISRNAVEAAKIAAKSLADVQDASEDSESSKEDEREVLVEEESEDENDKKRKAALEKLEKASEDSILGQGLKVIDHSVENFASGAWQALGNAFKGGSDLVHKLEESALSIAESVQHGGLPATTGSAAPSILETGKAFTAKGMHALELLGKETMDLLISETGIGVDPNTKEGGGKTDKDQFYEEVTFDRCFYIYGGPEQLEELEALSNHYALLFNRRKAKLPSDQRSSYDGKLKEVQQIFDLSSEVYGSSTESGKGKKVETGIADSTDEVKNLHDSSVNKAAELAAGFTNVLVGLASDDMIQRTARRLDTLHSEGVHRLSELCCFAASQLVMLGKSIISTANKAVDQDADAEIVKMDWPEDSIERAKIIRAKACSMTGCVEAVSSSFITGISEVAEAYLAAVKGVSADSQEVPQKSIQEKANAYAENLRADHSTAIGKIQDGLQYLSYVVISTSMPAA